A single region of the Acidobacteriota bacterium genome encodes:
- a CDS encoding beta-propeller fold lactonase family protein, with translation MLLILAFLLAACDPKLPSYPPAYREYAYVTNGASDTVSVIDLLHFRLEKSVAVGKSPTGVAVNPKKNEVYVVNSESANVSVLDAETNAVTFTIGVHGHPYFIDVSADGKRAYVANSGSANVSVLDLDQHAVIATISVGAKPGLARVSPDGATVVVTNRDGNSVSLIDAAKLTVRATVPVCPAPEQIAILPDSAKAFISCSQSNQVAAIDLKNATVLTLLDVGKSPIGLTLKPDGGQLFVQNFDSQSISDINTQTNEVGATYLIGQKPVRGVVSSDNLRLYVSNFGSDSVAVYAIDNGKVAASVQVGSKPDALALTPSQTYLLVCDTAAGDVAVVRTRVASTNIPVLLTMIPVGREPRQIAIKNFMLRKPPPQPQQ, from the coding sequence GTGCTGCTGATCTTGGCCTTCCTCCTCGCTGCCTGCGACCCCAAGCTGCCCAGCTATCCACCCGCCTATCGCGAGTACGCATACGTGACCAACGGCGCGAGCGACACGGTGAGCGTGATCGACCTGCTGCACTTCCGCCTGGAGAAGAGCGTTGCGGTGGGCAAGAGCCCGACCGGGGTAGCGGTGAATCCGAAGAAGAACGAGGTCTACGTGGTCAATTCGGAATCCGCTAACGTGAGCGTGCTCGACGCCGAGACCAACGCGGTGACTTTTACCATCGGCGTCCACGGACATCCATACTTCATCGACGTTTCCGCGGATGGCAAGCGCGCCTATGTTGCGAACTCGGGCTCGGCGAACGTCAGCGTGCTCGACCTCGACCAGCACGCGGTGATCGCGACCATCTCGGTTGGGGCAAAGCCAGGACTGGCGCGCGTCTCGCCGGATGGCGCGACCGTCGTCGTGACGAATCGCGACGGCAACTCCGTCTCGCTCATCGACGCTGCCAAACTGACGGTGCGCGCGACCGTGCCGGTGTGTCCCGCGCCGGAACAGATCGCCATCCTGCCGGACTCGGCGAAGGCCTTCATCTCGTGCTCGCAGTCGAACCAGGTCGCGGCCATCGACTTGAAGAACGCCACCGTGCTGACGCTGCTCGATGTGGGTAAGTCCCCCATCGGGCTCACGCTCAAGCCCGATGGCGGACAGCTCTTCGTCCAGAACTTCGACTCGCAGTCCATCTCCGATATCAACACGCAGACCAACGAGGTGGGCGCGACTTACCTGATCGGACAGAAGCCGGTACGTGGCGTGGTGAGCAGCGACAACCTGCGACTCTACGTCAGCAATTTCGGATCGGACTCGGTCGCCGTCTACGCCATCGACAATGGCAAGGTCGCAGCCTCGGTGCAGGTGGGCTCGAAGCCGGACGCGCTCGCGCTCACTCCCAGCCAAACCTATCTCTTAGTTTGCGACACCGCCGCCGGCGATGTGGCGGTGGTGCGCACCCGCGTGGCGTCCACCAACATCCCGGTGCTGCTGACAATGATCCCGGTAGGTCGGGAGCCGCGGCAGATCGCCATCAAGAATTTCATGCTGCGCAAGCCGCCACCGCAGCCGCAGCAATGA
- a CDS encoding UDP-N-acetylmuramate dehydrogenase, whose product MQVQENIPLAPLTTLRVGGPARWFAEARSAEEVLQGVNLARANNWRLFVLGGGSNLVVADEGYRGLVLKIAIGGMADRMEDGKRVFEAGAGVEWDALVAHAVARDAAGIECLSGIPGTVGGTPVQNVGAYGQEVADTITSVQVFDLQRGVIRDICAEACGFGYRTSIFNTSERGRFIVLQVAFALLPGGAPTIEYADLKKHFSGTGGTPSLAAVRDAVRQIRHSKAMLIMEGDPDCRSAGSFFKNPIVDAAMDARIQQLAAARGLTPPRFATPEGTKLSAAWLVEQSGFQKGYTLGAVGISSKHTLAIVNRGGAKASEIMALKDEVQQRVRGTWEIELHPEPVFLGFD is encoded by the coding sequence ATGCAAGTCCAGGAAAACATCCCGCTCGCGCCTTTGACCACGCTCCGCGTGGGTGGCCCAGCGCGCTGGTTCGCGGAAGCGCGCAGCGCCGAAGAAGTGTTGCAGGGGGTGAACCTGGCGCGCGCCAACAACTGGCGGCTGTTCGTACTGGGCGGCGGCAGCAACCTGGTGGTCGCCGATGAGGGTTATCGCGGACTGGTGCTGAAGATCGCCATCGGCGGCATGGCCGACCGCATGGAAGACGGCAAGCGCGTTTTCGAAGCGGGCGCCGGCGTGGAGTGGGACGCGCTCGTCGCGCACGCCGTGGCGCGCGATGCCGCCGGCATCGAATGTCTGAGCGGCATCCCCGGCACCGTCGGCGGAACCCCGGTGCAGAACGTGGGCGCTTACGGACAAGAGGTAGCGGACACCATCACCTCCGTCCAGGTCTTCGACCTGCAGCGCGGCGTGATCCGCGATATCTGCGCGGAAGCGTGCGGCTTTGGGTATCGCACCTCCATCTTCAACACCAGCGAGCGCGGCCGCTTCATCGTGTTGCAGGTCGCATTCGCGCTCCTGCCCGGCGGCGCGCCCACCATCGAGTACGCCGACCTGAAAAAGCATTTCTCCGGAACGGGTGGAACACCCTCGCTCGCCGCCGTGCGTGACGCCGTCCGGCAGATCCGCCATTCCAAAGCCATGCTCATCATGGAGGGCGATCCGGATTGCCGCAGCGCCGGCTCGTTCTTCAAGAACCCCATCGTGGACGCGGCAATGGACGCGCGCATCCAGCAGCTCGCCGCCGCGCGCGGGCTCACCCCGCCGCGCTTCGCCACGCCGGAAGGCACCAAGCTCTCCGCCGCGTGGCTGGTGGAGCAGTCCGGCTTTCAAAAGGGATACACACTCGGCGCCGTCGGCATCTCATCGAAGCACACTCTGGCCATCGTCAACCGCGGGGGCGCCAAGGCCAGCGAGATCATGGCGCTGAAGGACGAGGTGCAACAGCGCGTCCGTGGGACATGGGAGATCGAGCTGCATCCCGAGCCGGTGTTTCTGGGCTTTGACTAG
- the aroF gene encoding 3-deoxy-7-phosphoheptulonate synthase, which translates to MLIVMQAHATEEQVRAVCDKVSSLGLKPHPIPGAQRTAIGITGNQGAVETGVFDDMSGVGEVIRVSKPYKLVSRDIKEDNTIIRFPAQDASIGGKELAIIAGPCAIESREQAFAIAERVRRSGAKFFRGGAYKPRTSPYSFQGLGEEGLRIMAEIRDKFGMVVVTEAIDHESLDLVEEYADVVQIGARNMQNFSLLKKAGRAKKPVLLKRGMSATLEEFLMAAEYIMAEGNYNVILCERGVRTFADHTRNTLDLSLVPAVQRLSHLPIVVDPSHGTGKRNKVLPLSRAAVAVGADGLIVEVHHDPDHALSDGPQSIYPDQFDALMAEVRQIAGVVHRSAPAPQAVAVGR; encoded by the coding sequence ATGCTTATCGTGATGCAGGCGCATGCCACCGAAGAACAGGTGCGCGCGGTCTGCGACAAAGTCTCTTCCCTCGGCCTCAAGCCGCACCCTATCCCGGGCGCGCAACGTACTGCCATCGGCATCACCGGCAACCAGGGCGCGGTCGAGACGGGCGTGTTCGACGACATGTCCGGGGTCGGCGAGGTCATCCGCGTCTCCAAGCCTTACAAGCTCGTCAGCCGGGACATAAAAGAAGACAACACCATCATCCGCTTCCCCGCGCAGGATGCCTCCATCGGCGGCAAGGAGCTGGCCATCATCGCCGGACCGTGCGCCATCGAGAGCCGCGAGCAGGCGTTCGCCATCGCCGAGCGCGTCCGCCGGTCAGGGGCAAAATTCTTTCGCGGCGGCGCTTACAAGCCGCGCACCTCTCCTTATTCGTTTCAGGGACTGGGTGAGGAGGGCCTGCGCATCATGGCCGAGATCCGCGACAAGTTCGGCATGGTGGTCGTGACCGAAGCCATCGACCACGAATCGCTCGACCTGGTGGAGGAGTACGCGGACGTCGTCCAGATCGGCGCGCGCAACATGCAGAACTTTTCGCTGCTCAAGAAAGCCGGACGCGCGAAAAAGCCAGTGCTGCTCAAGCGCGGCATGTCGGCCACGCTGGAAGAGTTCCTGATGGCGGCCGAGTACATCATGGCCGAGGGCAACTATAACGTGATCCTGTGCGAGCGTGGGGTGCGCACTTTCGCCGACCACACCCGCAACACGCTCGACCTCTCGCTGGTGCCGGCGGTGCAGCGGCTGAGCCACTTGCCGATCGTCGTGGACCCGAGCCATGGCACCGGCAAACGCAATAAGGTGCTGCCCCTCTCGCGCGCCGCCGTGGCGGTGGGCGCGGACGGGCTGATCGTGGAAGTGCATCACGATCCCGACCACGCGCTTTCCGACGGACCGCAATCCATCTATCCCGACCAGTTTGACGCGCTGATGGCCGAGGTGCGACAGATCGCCGGGGTGGTGCATCGCAGCGCGCCCGCGCCGCAGGCCGTCGCGGTAGGACGCTGA
- a CDS encoding FecR domain-containing protein — MRRFSLSLLLLALTLLAASAAMFAQSAGKVDRLLPAGFIARGSNSSEAKQADLVQWNDILRTNDQGRMRVALDDGSMLSIGAHSELRVVKHDTQSNQTLVEMLYGKARANVVPIRKNGGSFQVRTPTAVIGVLGTTVTVETTLVDNSQAQTVTTVTSQDIQNLPGPRQNISDLLQLTPGAMPDKSAPDTPTIADYTTVDGTIVGSLDHIVGVRSIDPSIVKMVFLLPGQYTLRRSRPAAHRPAVSRRLLRQPKAEDAEATRTLANRLPFSCYHKF; from the coding sequence ATGCGTCGCTTCTCTCTTTCACTCCTGCTGCTTGCATTGACACTGCTCGCCGCCTCCGCCGCGATGTTCGCGCAGTCCGCCGGCAAGGTCGACCGCTTGCTGCCCGCGGGGTTCATCGCGCGCGGGTCCAACTCGAGCGAGGCGAAGCAAGCCGACCTAGTGCAGTGGAACGACATCCTGCGCACCAACGATCAGGGACGCATGCGCGTGGCGCTCGACGACGGTTCCATGCTCTCCATCGGCGCGCACAGCGAGCTGCGCGTGGTGAAGCACGACACGCAGTCCAATCAGACGCTGGTCGAGATGCTGTACGGCAAAGCGCGCGCCAACGTGGTTCCCATCCGCAAGAACGGAGGCAGCTTCCAGGTGCGCACTCCCACCGCCGTGATCGGCGTCCTGGGAACGACGGTGACGGTCGAGACCACGCTGGTCGACAACTCGCAGGCCCAAACGGTGACGACCGTGACTTCGCAGGATATCCAGAACCTGCCCGGACCGCGGCAGAACATCTCTGACCTGTTGCAGCTCACGCCCGGCGCCATGCCCGACAAGAGCGCGCCTGATACGCCGACCATCGCCGACTACACGACCGTGGACGGCACCATCGTGGGCAGTCTGGACCACATCGTCGGCGTCCGCAGCATCGATCCGAGCATCGTCAAGATGGTGTTCCTGCTGCCCGGGCAGTACACCCTTCGTCGGTCGCGGCCTGCCGCCCACCGACCCGCAGTTTCACGACGACTT